Proteins from a genomic interval of Marmoricola sp. OAE513:
- a CDS encoding MTH1187 family thiamine-binding protein produces the protein MIVAISISPSGADETGGVSEAVAEAVQVIRDSGLPNETNSMFTNIEGEWDEVMAVVKAAVFKVAETSPRVGFVLKADIRQGFETGQMTAKVERVEAALEKNA, from the coding sequence ATGATCGTCGCCATCAGCATCAGCCCGTCCGGAGCCGACGAGACCGGGGGTGTTAGCGAGGCCGTCGCCGAGGCCGTCCAGGTGATCCGCGACTCCGGTCTCCCCAACGAGACCAACTCGATGTTCACCAACATCGAGGGGGAGTGGGACGAGGTGATGGCCGTCGTGAAGGCAGCCGTGTTCAAGGTCGCCGAGACGTCCCCTCGCGTCGGATTCGTGCTCAAGGCCGACATCCGCCAGGGCTTCGAGACCGGTCAGATGACGGCGAAGGTTGAGCGGGTCGAAGCGGCGCTGGAGAAGAACGCGTGA
- a CDS encoding SigE family RNA polymerase sigma factor — MSDRPDFEAFVVARSGALLRTAYLLTGHGADAEDLLQRALIKAVPAWSRIDHDPESYVRKIMVRENISRWRGRRWREVTTDRLPESPSSDPAIEDRLALAAALATLAPRQRAVIVLRYFEDRTEAETAELLGISVGTVKSQHRDAIARLRAVLPVAEVASLLG, encoded by the coding sequence GTGTCTGACCGTCCCGACTTCGAAGCCTTCGTGGTGGCGCGCTCCGGTGCGCTGCTCCGTACGGCGTACCTGCTCACCGGGCACGGTGCGGACGCCGAGGACCTGCTTCAGCGTGCCCTGATCAAGGCGGTGCCGGCCTGGTCGCGGATCGACCACGACCCGGAGTCCTACGTCCGCAAGATCATGGTGCGGGAGAACATCTCGCGCTGGCGCGGTCGGCGGTGGCGCGAGGTCACGACCGACCGACTCCCCGAGTCGCCGTCGAGCGACCCCGCGATCGAGGACCGGCTCGCCCTGGCTGCTGCGCTCGCCACCCTGGCTCCTCGGCAGCGAGCGGTGATCGTGCTGCGCTACTTCGAGGACCGGACCGAGGCCGAGACGGCGGAGCTGCTGGGTATATCGGTGGGAACGGTGAAGTCCCAGCACCGTGACGCGATCGCCCGGTTGCGTGCGGTCCTCCCGGTCGCGGAGGTCGCTAGCCTGCTGGGGTGA